The Ammoniphilus sp. CFH 90114 genome contains the following window.
CTTGCAGTAGTGGCAACAGTACTCCCTCTTCCTCTCCTACACCTGCACCTAGTGGAGGGGGTGGCGACCAACCCGCAGAGAAAAAGGTCATTACCGTGCTTCAATTAAAGCGTGAAATTGCCGATCCTCTAAAAGAAATGGCCAAAGAATATCAAAAAACACACCCCAACATCGAATTTCAATTTTTAGGCGGACAAGAAGATTATGATACGGCCTTGAAGTCCGCTTTTGCCTCTGGGAATGAACCCGACATCTTCACCAGCAGCGGTGATGCTCACCTAGAATTGTGGAAAGAAAAGATGATTGACCTTACAGATGAACCATGGATGAGCGACATGGTGGATGTTTCTAAGCCCCCTATTACATCAGACGGTAAGATTTACGGCATGGCTTACAATATAGAAGGATTTGGTTATATTTACAACAAGGACTTATTTGCTAAAGCAGGTATCACGGAGACACCGAAAACCCTCAGCGAGCTTGAAGAAGTGTGTAAAAAGCTTGAAGCCGCTGGGATTACGCCTTTTGTGAACGCATGGCAGGAAACTTTTACACTGGGCAGGCACGGGATGAATGCTACCTTGGCTAGACAGGAAGATCCAACCCAATGGGCAAAAGACCTTCTAGAAGGAAAAACAACGTTTAAAGGGAATAATCCTACTTTAGATTACCTTAACCTCATTGATTTGAATAAAAAATACGGAAACCAAGACGCGATGACAACCGATTATAATACTTCAGTGGCCAAATTTGCTGCAGGTGAAGCCGCTATTATTCAACAAGGGGTCTGGACCCAAGCCATGTTTGATAAGCTAGGCGTTCAATTAAACATGGGAATGTTCCCGATTCCCATTAATGATGATGTAGAAGCCAACAATGAAATATTTGCCTTTGCAGGTAACTACTGGGTGATTAACAAAAATTCCAAGGTCATTCCGGAAGCGAAAGAATGGTTGAATTGGCTTGTAACAGATCCGGTTGGGCAGTCGTTCATTGTGGATAAGTTTAAATTCATCCCTGCTTTTAAATCTATTGATTTTACAACAGAACAACTAGGAGACCTCGCAGGCGCTTTAACAGATTACACCAGTCAAGGCCTATCCGATGGTCGTTACTTTAATAAGATGCCTCCTGGTTCCGATAAGGAATTTGGTGTAGTCTTGCAAGCCTACGTTGCGGATAAATTAACGAAAGAGCAAGTGCTTGAGAAATTTGATGAAGTCGTAAAATCCTTAGCCAAATAACGAAAAATAGGAGACGATGATAGAACGTCTCCTATTCTTTTGACTCCATTTTCCTTTAGAAAGTGAGGGATTAACCATGAGCACCCCAAAAATAGCGATACAAACTAGAATGTGGGGAATTGATCGAATTGAAACGGAGTTTGAACAGATCCTTGATGAGGTATTGCAAGCTGGATATCATGGAGTAGAGTGCCGAAGCACCCTTTTAAATCAAGAGGAGAAGGTAAAAGCTTATTTGGAAGGAAAAAGCCTGAAGATTGTTGCCTTACATATTTTAGCCGATGCCTTTCATAAGGAGGATCTAGAATCCCTCCTTCAGAAGATGAATGATCTCCAAATCCCCACGATACTTGTCACGTTACTAAAGAAAGCCTCCTTGCAGGAATACCAACAATGGCTCAAGGAGATCGGCGATCTAGCCGATCGATGTGCAGGGAGAAATATCCAACTCTGCTACCATAATCATGATTGGGAGTTTGAACACGGCTATCAGCTTTTTGACGAAATGGTGAAACATCCAAATATCCGATTAGCCATCGATCTAGCCTGGGTTTTCCGTGCTCGGTATGACTACAAAGAGGTCATCCACCGCTACCGGGATTCTATCCGCTATGTTCATCTGAAAGACACAACACATGACCAATGGAAGGAACTCGGTCATGGGGATATGGACTTAGCTTCTGCTATCACTGAGTTAAAATCCTTAGATTTGGAATGGTGGACGGTAGAGCAGGATGACACGGATAAATTACCATTAGAAAGTGCTAAGATAAGTAGACAGTACCTAAAGAGACTAGGCATTTAAAGTAGGTGTTATGTTAGGGGATCCATAACAGGAAATTATTCCGCTATTTCTTGATTTGGAATCAAAACAGCCAAAATAAGGCCCATTTTTTCCGCTATATCGGTAAAAAGGTGTAAGCGAGGTCCAATTTTTCCGGATAACGGAAATTCGTTCCGTTATTTCACGCGATTTTCTCACTTTTATAGAAATAACGGAAAAAACTCCGCTTACTGGGCGCGGTTTGATAGACCCTTTCATCCACCCGCTGCCCTAAGGCACCTCATATCTTTCAATTAACGCTGCCCCAACGTCTGTACCATCCTGCATCTCAAAAGATCCAATCTCCAGCTCCTTCACCTTTTTGCCCTTATCATCTACTAGATGATACCTTATCCCCCGGTCGGGTCTTACACTTGATGTTTTGTATACCCCTTCAGCTGATATGGGCAACACATAGAATCCCCCTGCTTTTTGAATCGCAGGATAACCCTGCATCCCGTAATAAATCTCAACAGTTCCATGAAACTCCTGAGGAACGAGATGAAGAACCGGTCGGTTCTGCTCGATATCAGTGTATAACCATCTGCCCGTAATCAATAGGATTCCAAGGCTAACAACAAGAAAAAGCCGTCGCCCCCCGACCTTCTCGAATACAGAAAATCCAAAATAACACATCAGGGCTGAACCTGTAAAGAACAACAAGAACAATCCTGCCTCCGGGGAAAAAAAATCTCGTAAACGAACTCCCCCCCAACGGCTTAGGATAAAGAACGTAGGAACCACCCCCAGAACGATAAGGGCGACGGGGGTCAAGTAATAAAAAACCCCTTTTCTTTTTTTAAACAGATGCCCAACGGCGAGATAACAAGGGTATGCGACGAGGAAAAAAGCGAGAGACGTCCAAAACAAGAAAATCCCCAGCTCTCCCCCTATGTCTTGCCCCCAATAGAAATACAGAAAGCCGAGGTAACACAGAACACCTGAAAAATAACTCGATACGGCAATCACGACGTGAAAAAAGATTGGGTTCATGCTAGCTAAACTCCTTACTGAAAGCATTCTTGCTCTATTCCACTTTTTCAATCGTCTTCGAAACGACGGCACCTAACAACAAGGCCCACACAACCGAACTAATATGAAAAAAGCTGATGTTGGATAAGGCAACAAGGAAGGCTAGGAGAGAACTCATAGGAAAATTCCGCCCTGAAAACCCTGTTTGCAAATTCGATAACAACACGCCGATCAAGGAGAATCCAGCTAAAAGAGAAATAAGGGCTTGCGGCAAGGATTGAATCAGCGGCACAATCTTCCAAGCAAAGATACCAAATAGGATCATCCCGAGTCCCGAAACTACCGATGCCATATAGCGTTTTGAGCGGGGTCCTGATTCATTCGACGAGCAGATCCCTGACATCATGCCTGCAATATTCGCACATTGTCCTCCAGTAAAACTGGTGATTATCGAAAAAATACCACTGGTACATAGAATAGATCTAATGGGTGGTTTATAGCCCGACGTTTGCAAGGCGCTTATTCCAACAGCTGCGTCATTACTTAAAATGAGCATGGCCATCGGTAGGGCCAAGGTGAATAACCCCATCCAAGTGAACTCAGGCGTTTGCCAGCTCAGTAGAAAAGAGCTCTCCGGCAACCCCTGCACCTCGATTTCCTGGGTCAATGAAACCATGAAGCAAGCTACGACAATCGCACCGAGAGCAGGTGAAATACGTCTGCTGTACTTTAAAAACAACAAAAAACTAATTAAGGCCACTCCACCCACTAATGGCATTTCTTGAAATGCAGGGACCATTCGTACGACATAACTGGCTACGAGTCCTGCCATCATCGCGGAGATGACTTCCTTTGGAACCCATCTAATAATCTTGGAAAAGATCCCTGAGATACCGACCAAAAGTATAATGAAGGCAGACATCAGAAATCCACCGATGATCTCAGAGTAAGTAAATTGAGAAGATAACGTCGTCATAAACGCCACTCCGGTTAAGGAATGGCCCCCTGTAATCGGAATGCGATATCGAAACGCCATATAGATCCCGAACAGTCCACCAAAGAAGTACACCGCAAACATCCAGTTAATTGTCTGCTGTATCGTCATCCCACTATTGGCTGCAGCCTCGAACAGCATAATAATCGGACTGGTCATGATTAGGGTAGCAGAAATGAGACCAGTTGAAACATTTTGACCGTTTACATCGGCTATCAGGCTGCGAAATCCCTTACCGCCCCCTGGTTCAGGGGTAGGCATCTTTTGAAACGTTGGTGCTGTATTCATGTTGTCCATCTAGTTCCCTTCTTGTTTTCCCGCAATTCCAGCAACCTCCGCTAGATACTCTACTAAATGAACTGCCCTCATCTTTTCACTCAGGTTTTCTCTTTCAATGCCGAGCTTCATCTGCAGCAAGCATCCAGGGTTGGTGGTCACCATTAAGGTAGCGCGGGTTTCTTTTATGTTTTCCATTTTGACATCTAAAATTTTCATTGACTCTTCATAGTTTACGATATTATAGATTCCAGCTGATCCACAACACATGTTGGGATCCTTCATTTCAATAAAATCCACATTCGAAATGCTAAGAATAAGTTCCAACGGTTCCTTCGTCACCTTTTGCACATGGGTCATATGACAGGATCGCTGATAAGTGACTCGTTCTTTTGGCTGATGCTTCACAGGAATTCCTCCACAGGCGATCAGAACTTGTGAGATATCCCTCGACTTTTCTACAAAGTGCTTCGCGCGAGCAGCCCAATCCTGCTCATCAGCCAACAAGTGATCGTATTCCACCATCATCGCGCCACATCCCCCAGCGTTATTGACGATAAAATCTGCCTCAATCTTTTCAAACGCCTCAATATTGAGTCGAGCCAGATGTTTCCCGTGATCGCTCTCTCCCGCATGTACGTGCAAGGCCCCACAGCAAGTCTGGTTCTCCACGACGATCACGTCACACCCTACTTCCGCTAGCAACTGCACCGATAGCTGATTAATCTTACGAAACATCGCATCC
Protein-coding sequences here:
- a CDS encoding sugar phosphate isomerase/epimerase, which gives rise to MSTPKIAIQTRMWGIDRIETEFEQILDEVLQAGYHGVECRSTLLNQEEKVKAYLEGKSLKIVALHILADAFHKEDLESLLQKMNDLQIPTILVTLLKKASLQEYQQWLKEIGDLADRCAGRNIQLCYHNHDWEFEHGYQLFDEMVKHPNIRLAIDLAWVFRARYDYKEVIHRYRDSIRYVHLKDTTHDQWKELGHGDMDLASAITELKSLDLEWWTVEQDDTDKLPLESAKISRQYLKRLGI
- a CDS encoding ABC transporter substrate-binding protein, with translation MKKILRSSLAFLFALSLLSACSSGNSTPSSSPTPAPSGGGGDQPAEKKVITVLQLKREIADPLKEMAKEYQKTHPNIEFQFLGGQEDYDTALKSAFASGNEPDIFTSSGDAHLELWKEKMIDLTDEPWMSDMVDVSKPPITSDGKIYGMAYNIEGFGYIYNKDLFAKAGITETPKTLSELEEVCKKLEAAGITPFVNAWQETFTLGRHGMNATLARQEDPTQWAKDLLEGKTTFKGNNPTLDYLNLIDLNKKYGNQDAMTTDYNTSVAKFAAGEAAIIQQGVWTQAMFDKLGVQLNMGMFPIPINDDVEANNEIFAFAGNYWVINKNSKVIPEAKEWLNWLVTDPVGQSFIVDKFKFIPAFKSIDFTTEQLGDLAGALTDYTSQGLSDGRYFNKMPPGSDKEFGVVLQAYVADKLTKEQVLEKFDEVVKSLAK
- a CDS encoding (Fe-S)-binding protein, encoding MKTKLEQLREELKYEKTNQCVQCGYCLPVCPTYATMGKETHSPRGRINLVKMVGEGRITDLSVLEEPMDLCLGCRACETACPTGVPYGEILEAARSAMTRRKKFSLPVRALRNTLLKRVFPSRRAMNMIGHSMWLFEKSGVQKWVRKSGMMKKLPYHLGEFEAITPASVSPTERSSLPTFTPAKGIKQYTVALFVGCIMDAMFRKINQLSVQLLAEVGCDVIVVENQTCCGALHVHAGESDHGKHLARLNIEAFEKIEADFIVNNAGGCGAMMVEYDHLLADEQDWAARAKHFVEKSRDISQVLIACGGIPVKHQPKERVTYQRSCHMTHVQKVTKEPLELILSISNVDFIEMKDPNMCCGSAGIYNIVNYEESMKILDVKMENIKETRATLMVTTNPGCLLQMKLGIERENLSEKMRAVHLVEYLAEVAGIAGKQEGN
- a CDS encoding benzoate/H(+) symporter BenE family transporter, yielding MDNMNTAPTFQKMPTPEPGGGKGFRSLIADVNGQNVSTGLISATLIMTSPIIMLFEAAANSGMTIQQTINWMFAVYFFGGLFGIYMAFRYRIPITGGHSLTGVAFMTTLSSQFTYSEIIGGFLMSAFIILLVGISGIFSKIIRWVPKEVISAMMAGLVASYVVRMVPAFQEMPLVGGVALISFLLFLKYSRRISPALGAIVVACFMVSLTQEIEVQGLPESSFLLSWQTPEFTWMGLFTLALPMAMLILSNDAAVGISALQTSGYKPPIRSILCTSGIFSIITSFTGGQCANIAGMMSGICSSNESGPRSKRYMASVVSGLGMILFGIFAWKIVPLIQSLPQALISLLAGFSLIGVLLSNLQTGFSGRNFPMSSLLAFLVALSNISFFHISSVVWALLLGAVVSKTIEKVE